In Oreochromis aureus strain Israel breed Guangdong linkage group 15, ZZ_aureus, whole genome shotgun sequence, a single genomic region encodes these proteins:
- the nhsl1b gene encoding NHS-like protein 1 isoform X1, which produces MPFHQRTIEPRRVSRLSAKKDGWKPREEAGKRKLRKPVLFSSLDEVGCHTLTNVIHQLSDLSRHASDIFLGIEMEAGMVFRRSCRIEGRLQILQDEVHKLDPKKIKIPVSNLDEESKWTVHYTAPWHQQENVFLPGSRPPCVEDLHRQAKVNLKTALRECDKLRKDGFRSSQYYSQGPTFSDPIQSSSLQDDGDDENDKKSTASSLEDDKSQLSMRSQTPQGMGEGGDGSDPDRQVVWNKAALLPTPEEKMRQAAQAVPTDIVAINVTGAVFDRQASIRRSLINTDTVSRRPKKVKRRKTISGLPDNINLELAAKGHGGDLRPHSMFLPGQYSTLGRTGSVNSTLRRSVTRDSSCQTEEVKIVPPSMRRIRAQRGQGIAAQMAGISASSSTGSISISSSDSSGILMLPQHFNGDPSRFHSLPRQGARVSLSADPIYSSTPIKSEEHLQRQIGKLQVDDTVVHMRNAPRTGTLPRPKSQEVKGTQSSEWGGGPACVVSPHAAYSTSFIPNATMSSSAEVITLNSSSQLTQSLVSAYPAARALSLASPTNVDPLISSPAAFTHSSTCPALATSTPTHTAQDSGLKVRAPASESGHSDSSAHSHSTLAPTPPSCLPEENWIYDTPENVVAPHRTLTSSCSTPINQLYGSLDQSSRTTTDSSSLYSQDNDGYYTSMHLDSGLRSRSHGSGHGVAAGRATRHSMYECREMANQEDSGSLYSDRSLSRSISLRKSKKPPLPPARTDSLRRKPAAKMPPGGVSAINGANGDRGTTLNETLIASLQQSLQMGLRGGKGKGASPSSTSHSPSSDYDDPWVLRPRSHSSISAGSSAASLAANANCGGVSSVYALCHVTPAHSDTSSLRSDYADSWGYYMDYPRNNGDQGEQTAPAHAADNMSAGVHPGVLQNGGGIHNSQTPGAPGQEREVSAKPKASTSSPDRVHRLTSPSSGYSSQSNTPTAGTPVPAFARSMSPSGGRPKPKVPERKSSLLSSVSISSSSTSLSSNTSDSLKSNGPPPPPPPPLLFSSSSTPNTPLSPPPPFPPPLPASSSTASLTPPPAPPLPTTPQGGSLSLNSTYSTSPEFPPPPSPEMLIHPSSSPNGSFSPPPPPPPPPPPPPLPATVTASSSPSFKKALNDAPKAAPSNSPTNSPKPLITPFALQSVQLRSVKRPEKEITDDNKAEKTGMDLLQGLKPLSLDSCYSQEHPTVLPLLNSSLEGDSHYSSPSPVSKLLEELSLDDSITEDSLDIAIVNGKADDESYTLVNGNEKEEELALPSPAQSHESSPIKQKAPPPAVSKKPKFSLVPPVSPQTINKLFPSQQEETNIPQTEDQVDSPRRQTKEEVKEGDGEHQEEREDTLEHLAERKGASTETRYESCITTSVSKETSNASGLYTNGEADEEEEEDCDGTSSTTGSISSKDDDAGDVFESSTAESSPAPSANGASEKNMVTPTPTRPRTTEDLFAAIHRSKRKVLGRRESEEDKTQPGSHPQSPPTTPTSLSPGMTSSLPRQSGSIQRNLRKSSTSSDNFKALLLKKGSRSETSFRMSAAEMLRSTDPRSQRTRSESALDSPTASPSSPMALHSPAGSPGRGKRAAEERGRYDAFTLSSPTSSPFSMGGFKYGRSRTPPSAASSKYNARSRILSSPMTVICEREGELAESEYGDTAESLCQPAAQAVPVLKDSNGTLSEESRS; this is translated from the exons AATGTGACAAGTTGAGGAAAGATGGTTTCCGGAGCTCCCAGTACTACTCTCAGGGTCCCACCTTCTCTGACCCCATTCAGTCCAGCAGCCTGCAGGATGACGGGGATGATGAAAATGATAAGAAG TCTACCGCTTCATCGCTGGAGGATGACAAATCTCAGCTCTCCATGAGGTCTCAGACGCCACAGGGCATGGGCGAAGGAGGGGACGGGTCCGACCCTGACAGACAGGTGGTATGGAACAAGGCTGCCCTCCTCCCCACCCCAGAGGAGAAGATGAGGCAGGCAGCTCAGGCCGTACCCACAGACATAGTTGCCATCAATGTCACAG GGGCAGTGTTTGACCGACAGGCGAGCATCCGGCGCTCCCTCATTAACACTGACACCGTGTCCCGCCGGCCCAAGAAGGTCAAACGCAGAAAGACTATATCAGGGCTGCCTGACAACATCAACCTGGAGCTAG cAGCAAAAGGACACGGCGGAGATCTCCGGCCACATTCTATGTTCCTCCCTGGACAGTACTCCACACTTGGCCGTACTGGGAGTGTCAACTCAACCCTCCGACGTTCGGTGACCAGAGATTCGAGCTGCCAGACAGAAGAAGTAAAGATCGTGCCCCCGTCCATGAGAAGAATTCGAGCGCAGAGAGGACAGGGAATCGCTGCTCAGATGGCTGGCATATCCGCTTCCTCTTCAACAGGAAGTATATCCATCTCCAGCAGCGACAGCTCTGGAATACTGATGCTGCCGCAGCATTTTAATGGAGACCCGTCGCGTTTTCACAGTCTGCCCCGACAGGGCGCAAGAGTGTCCCTCAGTGCCGATCCCATCTATAGCAGCACACCCATCAAGTCAGAGGAACATCTGCAGAGGCAAATTGGAAAGCTTCAGGTCGACGATACTGTGGTACACATGAGAAACGCCCCAAGGACAGGAACTTTGCCCAGGCCCAAGTCCCAGGAGGTGAAGGGGACACAGTCCAGTGAGTGGGGCGGGGGTCCGGCATGTGTGGTTTCCCCTCATGCTGCTTATTCCACCTCATTCATCCCCAATGCCACCATGTCCAGTTCTGCTGAGGTTATTACCCTTAACAGCTCGAGCCAGCTCACCCAGTCCCTGGTCTCAGCTTACCCCGCAGCTCGAGCGCTCAGTCTGGCTTCCCCGACTAACGTTGACCCGCTGATCTCTAGTCCAGCAGCCTTCACCCACAGCTCCACCTGCCCTGCCTTGGCCACGTCTACTCCTACTCACACAGCACAGGATAGTGGCCTGAAAGTCAGAGCACCTGCCAGTGAGTCAGGTCACTCTGACAGTAGCGCCCACAGCCACAGCACCTTGGCCCCCACTCCACCATCTTGTCTGCCGGAGGAGAACTGGATCTACGACACACCAGAAAATGTGGTGGCTCCACACCGCACTCTGACCTCCAGTTGCTCCACTCCAATCAACCAGCTCTATGGCAGCCTGGATCAGTCCTCTAGGACCACTACTGATTCCAGCTCTCTTTACTCCCAGGACAATGATGGATACTACACCTCTATGCACCTGGACTCAGGCCTGCGCTCCCGCAGTCACGGTAGCGGGCACGGGGTGGCAGCTGGCCGGGCCACCAGACATAGCATGTACGAGTGCCGCGAGATGGCCAATCAAGAGGACTCTGGAAGCCTGTACAGTGACCGCTCGCTATCACGCAGCATCTCCCTACGCAAATCCAAGAAGCCTCCCCTGCCACCAGCTCGCACAGATTCTCTCAGACGCAAGCCAGCTGCAAAAATGCCCCCCGGAGGTGTTAGCGCCATCAACGGTGCTAATGGGGACAGGGGTACAACACTTAATGAAACTCTAATTGCAAGCTTGCAGCAGAGCCTGCAGATGGGGTTGAGAGGGGGGAAGGGAAAGGGTGCGTCGCCATCATCAACCTCTCACAGCCCGAGCAGCGATTATGATGACCCTTGGGTCCTCAGGCCACGCAGTCACAGCAGCATCAGTGCAGGCAGCTCCGCAGCATCACTAGCAGCTAACGCAAACTGCGGCGGCGTGTCTAGCGTGTACGCTCTATGCCATGTGACACCTGCCCACAGTGACACCAGCAGCCTGCGCTCTGACTACGCCGACTCTTGGGGCTACTACATGGACTACCCTCGTAACAACGGGGATCAGGGGGAGCAGACAGCCCCGGCCCATGCCGCAGATAACATGTCAGCTGGCGTTCACCCAGGAGTCTTACAGAATGGAGGAGGGATTCACAACAGTCAGACACCTGGAGCTCCAGGTCAGGAGCGAGAGGTGTCGGCGAAGCCCAAAGCTTCCACCTCCTCCCCAGACCGGGTGCATAGACTCACCTCGCCATCTAGTGGCTACTCCAGCCAGTCCAACACTCCCACAGCTGGAACCCCAGTGCCCGCCTTCGCCAGGTCCATGTCTCCCTCGGGCGGCCGGCCTAAACCCAAAGTCCCTGAGAGgaagtcctctctcctctcatcagtttccatctcctcctcttccacctcCCTTTCCTCCAACACTTCAGACTCACTCAAGAGCAAcggtcctcctcctccaccaccaccacctctcctcttctcctcctcctcaactCCCAACACCCCTCTCAGCCCACCTCCACCCTTCCCTCCCCCTCTACCGGCAAGCTCTAGCACAGCTTCCCTAACTCCTCCACCAGCTCCCCCATTGCCAACCACTCCTCAGGGAGGTTCTCTAAGCCTGAACTCTACTTACTCCACCTCCCCAGAATTCCCTCCACCTCCATCCCCCGAGATGCTGATTCACCCGAGTTCATCTCCCAATGGGAGCTTCagtccccctcctcctcctccacccccacctcctcctcctcctctgccggCTACTGTTACAGCTTCCTCCTCCCCATCTTTTAAGAAGGCACTAAATGATGCTCCTAAAGCAGCTCCTTCTAACAGTCCCACAAACTCACCTAAGCCCCTCATCACACCATTTGCACTGCAGAGCGTTCAGCTTCGTTCAGTCAAGCGACCAGAGAAGGAGATCACAGATGACAACAAAGCTGAGAAAACAGGGATGGACCTCCTTCAGGGGCTAAAGCCTCTGAGCCTGGATAGCTGTTACTCTCAGGAGCATCCCACTGTCTTACCCCTGTTGAACAGCTCTCTGGAAGGGGATTCCCATTATTCCTCACCATCGCCTGTGTCAAAGCTCCTGGAAGAGTTGTCACTGGATGACAGCATCACAGAGGACTCACTAGACATTGCCATCGTAAATGGAAAAGCTGATGATGAGAGTTACACACTTGTGAATGGGAATGAAAAAGAGGAGGAACTAGCGTTGCCCAGTCCCGCACAGAGCCACGAAAGCTCTCCCATCAAGCAGAAGGCCCCACCCCCAGCAGTCTCCAAGAAGCCTAAATTTTCCCTTGTCCCACCAGTAAGCCcccaaacaataaataaactgtttccaTCTCAGCAGGAAGAGACTAACATCCCCCAAACAGAAGACCAAGTAGATTCTCCGCgaagacaaacaaaagaagagGTAAAAGAGGGGGACGGTGAGCatcaggaggagagagaagacacTTTAGAGCATTTAGCAGAGCGCAAAGGAGCATCCACTGAAACCCGATACGAATCTTGTATCACTACATCTGTTAGCAAGGAGACGAGTAATGCCTCTGGGCTTTATACCAACGGAGAGGctgatgaagaagaggaagaggactgTGATGGGACGAGCAGCACCACAGGGTCCATCAGCTCCAAGGACGACGATGCAG GTGACGTCTTTGAATCCAGTACGGCCGAGTCGTCTCCAGCCCCGTCAGCAAACGGGGCGTCCGAAAAGAACATGGTAACCCCGACTCCCACGCGACCCCGAACCACAGAGGACCTCTTCGCTGCCATTCACAG GTCAAAGCGCAAGGTCCTGGGTCGCAGGGAGTCCGAGGAAGACAAGACCCAGCCTGGGAGCCACCCGCAATCTCCACCCACCACTCCGACGAGCCTGTCTCCAGGGATGACGTCGTCGTTGCCCCGTCAGTCGGGATCCATCCAGCGCAACCTCCGCAAGTCCTCCACCAGCAGCGACAACTTCAAGGCACTTCTCCTGAAAAAGGGAAGCCGCTCTGAGACCAGCTTCAGGATGTCTGCCGCTGAAATGCTTCGTTCCACTGACCCACGCTCCCAGCGAACGCGCTCCGAATCGGCGCTGGACTCCCCCACTGCTTCGCCCTCCTCACCGATGGCTCTGCACAGCCCGGCCGGTTCCCCAGGCCGGGGTAAGAGGGCAGCTGAGGAGCGGGGCCGTTATGATGCCTTTACCCTGTCCTCGCCGACTTCATCGCCCTTTTCAATGGGTGGATTTAAGTACGGGCGCTCTCGGACGCCGCCCTCAGCTGCCAGCAGCAAGTACAACGCCCGTAGCCGAATCCTCAGCAGCCCGATGACGGTAATCTGCGAGCGGGAAGGGGAACTGGCTGAGAGCGAGTACGGAGACACGGCAGAAAGTCTGTGTCAGCCAGCGGCTCAGGCTGTCCCTGTGCTCAAAGACTCCAATGGCACTTTATCTGAAGAAAGCAGAAGTTAA
- the nhsl1b gene encoding NHS-like protein 1 isoform X5 — MFCDRPSTSIQSLYNSTCNSTAVSNLDEESKWTVHYTAPWHQQENVFLPGSRPPCVEDLHRQAKVNLKTALRECDKLRKDGFRSSQYYSQGPTFSDPIQSSSLQDDGDDENDKKSTASSLEDDKSQLSMRSQTPQGMGEGGDGSDPDRQVVWNKAALLPTPEEKMRQAAQAVPTDIVAINVTGAVFDRQASIRRSLINTDTVSRRPKKVKRRKTISGLPDNINLELAAKGHGGDLRPHSMFLPGQYSTLGRTGSVNSTLRRSVTRDSSCQTEEVKIVPPSMRRIRAQRGQGIAAQMAGISASSSTGSISISSSDSSGILMLPQHFNGDPSRFHSLPRQGARVSLSADPIYSSTPIKSEEHLQRQIGKLQVDDTVVHMRNAPRTGTLPRPKSQEVKGTQSSEWGGGPACVVSPHAAYSTSFIPNATMSSSAEVITLNSSSQLTQSLVSAYPAARALSLASPTNVDPLISSPAAFTHSSTCPALATSTPTHTAQDSGLKVRAPASESGHSDSSAHSHSTLAPTPPSCLPEENWIYDTPENVVAPHRTLTSSCSTPINQLYGSLDQSSRTTTDSSSLYSQDNDGYYTSMHLDSGLRSRSHGSGHGVAAGRATRHSMYECREMANQEDSGSLYSDRSLSRSISLRKSKKPPLPPARTDSLRRKPAAKMPPGGVSAINGANGDRGTTLNETLIASLQQSLQMGLRGGKGKGASPSSTSHSPSSDYDDPWVLRPRSHSSISAGSSAASLAANANCGGVSSVYALCHVTPAHSDTSSLRSDYADSWGYYMDYPRNNGDQGEQTAPAHAADNMSAGVHPGVLQNGGGIHNSQTPGAPGQEREVSAKPKASTSSPDRVHRLTSPSSGYSSQSNTPTAGTPVPAFARSMSPSGGRPKPKVPERKSSLLSSVSISSSSTSLSSNTSDSLKSNGPPPPPPPPLLFSSSSTPNTPLSPPPPFPPPLPASSSTASLTPPPAPPLPTTPQGGSLSLNSTYSTSPEFPPPPSPEMLIHPSSSPNGSFSPPPPPPPPPPPPPLPATVTASSSPSFKKALNDAPKAAPSNSPTNSPKPLITPFALQSVQLRSVKRPEKEITDDNKAEKTGMDLLQGLKPLSLDSCYSQEHPTVLPLLNSSLEGDSHYSSPSPVSKLLEELSLDDSITEDSLDIAIVNGKADDESYTLVNGNEKEEELALPSPAQSHESSPIKQKAPPPAVSKKPKFSLVPPVSPQTINKLFPSQQEETNIPQTEDQVDSPRRQTKEEVKEGDGEHQEEREDTLEHLAERKGASTETRYESCITTSVSKETSNASGLYTNGEADEEEEEDCDGTSSTTGSISSKDDDAGDVFESSTAESSPAPSANGASEKNMVTPTPTRPRTTEDLFAAIHRSKRKVLGRRESEEDKTQPGSHPQSPPTTPTSLSPGMTSSLPRQSGSIQRNLRKSSTSSDNFKALLLKKGSRSETSFRMSAAEMLRSTDPRSQRTRSESALDSPTASPSSPMALHSPAGSPGRGKRAAEERGRYDAFTLSSPTSSPFSMGGFKYGRSRTPPSAASSKYNARSRILSSPMTVICEREGELAESEYGDTAESLCQPAAQAVPVLKDSNGTLSEESRS, encoded by the exons AATGTGACAAGTTGAGGAAAGATGGTTTCCGGAGCTCCCAGTACTACTCTCAGGGTCCCACCTTCTCTGACCCCATTCAGTCCAGCAGCCTGCAGGATGACGGGGATGATGAAAATGATAAGAAG TCTACCGCTTCATCGCTGGAGGATGACAAATCTCAGCTCTCCATGAGGTCTCAGACGCCACAGGGCATGGGCGAAGGAGGGGACGGGTCCGACCCTGACAGACAGGTGGTATGGAACAAGGCTGCCCTCCTCCCCACCCCAGAGGAGAAGATGAGGCAGGCAGCTCAGGCCGTACCCACAGACATAGTTGCCATCAATGTCACAG GGGCAGTGTTTGACCGACAGGCGAGCATCCGGCGCTCCCTCATTAACACTGACACCGTGTCCCGCCGGCCCAAGAAGGTCAAACGCAGAAAGACTATATCAGGGCTGCCTGACAACATCAACCTGGAGCTAG cAGCAAAAGGACACGGCGGAGATCTCCGGCCACATTCTATGTTCCTCCCTGGACAGTACTCCACACTTGGCCGTACTGGGAGTGTCAACTCAACCCTCCGACGTTCGGTGACCAGAGATTCGAGCTGCCAGACAGAAGAAGTAAAGATCGTGCCCCCGTCCATGAGAAGAATTCGAGCGCAGAGAGGACAGGGAATCGCTGCTCAGATGGCTGGCATATCCGCTTCCTCTTCAACAGGAAGTATATCCATCTCCAGCAGCGACAGCTCTGGAATACTGATGCTGCCGCAGCATTTTAATGGAGACCCGTCGCGTTTTCACAGTCTGCCCCGACAGGGCGCAAGAGTGTCCCTCAGTGCCGATCCCATCTATAGCAGCACACCCATCAAGTCAGAGGAACATCTGCAGAGGCAAATTGGAAAGCTTCAGGTCGACGATACTGTGGTACACATGAGAAACGCCCCAAGGACAGGAACTTTGCCCAGGCCCAAGTCCCAGGAGGTGAAGGGGACACAGTCCAGTGAGTGGGGCGGGGGTCCGGCATGTGTGGTTTCCCCTCATGCTGCTTATTCCACCTCATTCATCCCCAATGCCACCATGTCCAGTTCTGCTGAGGTTATTACCCTTAACAGCTCGAGCCAGCTCACCCAGTCCCTGGTCTCAGCTTACCCCGCAGCTCGAGCGCTCAGTCTGGCTTCCCCGACTAACGTTGACCCGCTGATCTCTAGTCCAGCAGCCTTCACCCACAGCTCCACCTGCCCTGCCTTGGCCACGTCTACTCCTACTCACACAGCACAGGATAGTGGCCTGAAAGTCAGAGCACCTGCCAGTGAGTCAGGTCACTCTGACAGTAGCGCCCACAGCCACAGCACCTTGGCCCCCACTCCACCATCTTGTCTGCCGGAGGAGAACTGGATCTACGACACACCAGAAAATGTGGTGGCTCCACACCGCACTCTGACCTCCAGTTGCTCCACTCCAATCAACCAGCTCTATGGCAGCCTGGATCAGTCCTCTAGGACCACTACTGATTCCAGCTCTCTTTACTCCCAGGACAATGATGGATACTACACCTCTATGCACCTGGACTCAGGCCTGCGCTCCCGCAGTCACGGTAGCGGGCACGGGGTGGCAGCTGGCCGGGCCACCAGACATAGCATGTACGAGTGCCGCGAGATGGCCAATCAAGAGGACTCTGGAAGCCTGTACAGTGACCGCTCGCTATCACGCAGCATCTCCCTACGCAAATCCAAGAAGCCTCCCCTGCCACCAGCTCGCACAGATTCTCTCAGACGCAAGCCAGCTGCAAAAATGCCCCCCGGAGGTGTTAGCGCCATCAACGGTGCTAATGGGGACAGGGGTACAACACTTAATGAAACTCTAATTGCAAGCTTGCAGCAGAGCCTGCAGATGGGGTTGAGAGGGGGGAAGGGAAAGGGTGCGTCGCCATCATCAACCTCTCACAGCCCGAGCAGCGATTATGATGACCCTTGGGTCCTCAGGCCACGCAGTCACAGCAGCATCAGTGCAGGCAGCTCCGCAGCATCACTAGCAGCTAACGCAAACTGCGGCGGCGTGTCTAGCGTGTACGCTCTATGCCATGTGACACCTGCCCACAGTGACACCAGCAGCCTGCGCTCTGACTACGCCGACTCTTGGGGCTACTACATGGACTACCCTCGTAACAACGGGGATCAGGGGGAGCAGACAGCCCCGGCCCATGCCGCAGATAACATGTCAGCTGGCGTTCACCCAGGAGTCTTACAGAATGGAGGAGGGATTCACAACAGTCAGACACCTGGAGCTCCAGGTCAGGAGCGAGAGGTGTCGGCGAAGCCCAAAGCTTCCACCTCCTCCCCAGACCGGGTGCATAGACTCACCTCGCCATCTAGTGGCTACTCCAGCCAGTCCAACACTCCCACAGCTGGAACCCCAGTGCCCGCCTTCGCCAGGTCCATGTCTCCCTCGGGCGGCCGGCCTAAACCCAAAGTCCCTGAGAGgaagtcctctctcctctcatcagtttccatctcctcctcttccacctcCCTTTCCTCCAACACTTCAGACTCACTCAAGAGCAAcggtcctcctcctccaccaccaccacctctcctcttctcctcctcctcaactCCCAACACCCCTCTCAGCCCACCTCCACCCTTCCCTCCCCCTCTACCGGCAAGCTCTAGCACAGCTTCCCTAACTCCTCCACCAGCTCCCCCATTGCCAACCACTCCTCAGGGAGGTTCTCTAAGCCTGAACTCTACTTACTCCACCTCCCCAGAATTCCCTCCACCTCCATCCCCCGAGATGCTGATTCACCCGAGTTCATCTCCCAATGGGAGCTTCagtccccctcctcctcctccacccccacctcctcctcctcctctgccggCTACTGTTACAGCTTCCTCCTCCCCATCTTTTAAGAAGGCACTAAATGATGCTCCTAAAGCAGCTCCTTCTAACAGTCCCACAAACTCACCTAAGCCCCTCATCACACCATTTGCACTGCAGAGCGTTCAGCTTCGTTCAGTCAAGCGACCAGAGAAGGAGATCACAGATGACAACAAAGCTGAGAAAACAGGGATGGACCTCCTTCAGGGGCTAAAGCCTCTGAGCCTGGATAGCTGTTACTCTCAGGAGCATCCCACTGTCTTACCCCTGTTGAACAGCTCTCTGGAAGGGGATTCCCATTATTCCTCACCATCGCCTGTGTCAAAGCTCCTGGAAGAGTTGTCACTGGATGACAGCATCACAGAGGACTCACTAGACATTGCCATCGTAAATGGAAAAGCTGATGATGAGAGTTACACACTTGTGAATGGGAATGAAAAAGAGGAGGAACTAGCGTTGCCCAGTCCCGCACAGAGCCACGAAAGCTCTCCCATCAAGCAGAAGGCCCCACCCCCAGCAGTCTCCAAGAAGCCTAAATTTTCCCTTGTCCCACCAGTAAGCCcccaaacaataaataaactgtttccaTCTCAGCAGGAAGAGACTAACATCCCCCAAACAGAAGACCAAGTAGATTCTCCGCgaagacaaacaaaagaagagGTAAAAGAGGGGGACGGTGAGCatcaggaggagagagaagacacTTTAGAGCATTTAGCAGAGCGCAAAGGAGCATCCACTGAAACCCGATACGAATCTTGTATCACTACATCTGTTAGCAAGGAGACGAGTAATGCCTCTGGGCTTTATACCAACGGAGAGGctgatgaagaagaggaagaggactgTGATGGGACGAGCAGCACCACAGGGTCCATCAGCTCCAAGGACGACGATGCAG GTGACGTCTTTGAATCCAGTACGGCCGAGTCGTCTCCAGCCCCGTCAGCAAACGGGGCGTCCGAAAAGAACATGGTAACCCCGACTCCCACGCGACCCCGAACCACAGAGGACCTCTTCGCTGCCATTCACAG GTCAAAGCGCAAGGTCCTGGGTCGCAGGGAGTCCGAGGAAGACAAGACCCAGCCTGGGAGCCACCCGCAATCTCCACCCACCACTCCGACGAGCCTGTCTCCAGGGATGACGTCGTCGTTGCCCCGTCAGTCGGGATCCATCCAGCGCAACCTCCGCAAGTCCTCCACCAGCAGCGACAACTTCAAGGCACTTCTCCTGAAAAAGGGAAGCCGCTCTGAGACCAGCTTCAGGATGTCTGCCGCTGAAATGCTTCGTTCCACTGACCCACGCTCCCAGCGAACGCGCTCCGAATCGGCGCTGGACTCCCCCACTGCTTCGCCCTCCTCACCGATGGCTCTGCACAGCCCGGCCGGTTCCCCAGGCCGGGGTAAGAGGGCAGCTGAGGAGCGGGGCCGTTATGATGCCTTTACCCTGTCCTCGCCGACTTCATCGCCCTTTTCAATGGGTGGATTTAAGTACGGGCGCTCTCGGACGCCGCCCTCAGCTGCCAGCAGCAAGTACAACGCCCGTAGCCGAATCCTCAGCAGCCCGATGACGGTAATCTGCGAGCGGGAAGGGGAACTGGCTGAGAGCGAGTACGGAGACACGGCAGAAAGTCTGTGTCAGCCAGCGGCTCAGGCTGTCCCTGTGCTCAAAGACTCCAATGGCACTTTATCTGAAGAAAGCAGAAGTTAA